CCACACAACCACTGTGGAGTGTCCCGATGGCGTAACGGTCGGGCAGGTGATCGACCAGCTTGGCATCCCGAAGCCATACCCCACGATGGTCCTCATCAACGGCATCCACGCCGACCTAGACACTCCGCTGAAAGAAGGCGATCTCCTTGCCCTGTTCCCGCCCCTGGCCGGCGGCTGCTACACATGACAACATGCGTCTTTGT
The Candidatus Methylomirabilis lanthanidiphila DNA segment above includes these coding regions:
- a CDS encoding sulfur carrier protein ThiS, which codes for MKVEVSLYGTLARYLPKGTQGHTTTVECPDGVTVGQVIDQLGIPKPYPTMVLINGIHADLDTPLKEGDLLALFPPLAGGCYT